A region of Deltaproteobacteria bacterium DNA encodes the following proteins:
- the gatB gene encoding Asp-tRNA(Asn)/Glu-tRNA(Gln) amidotransferase subunit GatB — protein sequence MEYEPVIGLEVHAQLLTKSKIFSPASTEFGAPPNSQVTPICLGMPGVLPVLNKKALEYAVKAALALNCKIHSRSRFARKNYFYPDLPKGYQISQYEEPFSTDGWLEIGTNGSVKKIRITRIHMEEDAGKLIHDNRGNSSFVDLNRAGVPLIEIVSEPDIRSPEEAVEYMKKMRSILRYIGVCDGNMEEGSLRCDANVSVRPAGTKELGTKAEIKNVNSFKFVQKAIEYEIKRQISLLESGEKVVQETRLFDSVKGATFSMRTKEEAHDYRYFPDPDLLPVVIEEERIGEISKSLPELPDRRYKRFIEEYKLPEHDASVLTASKEIADYFEQCVGAYENPKTVSNWIMTEVLREVKEGNEAESMPVTSERLAELLILVEEGTVSGKIAKDIFADMVSSGKSAGEIVEEKGIKQISDRSELEAIVADILSKYPEEISRYKAGDQKLIGFFVGEIMKATRGKANPKVVNDILRSELSK from the coding sequence ATGGAATACGAACCGGTTATCGGACTCGAAGTCCACGCGCAGCTGCTCACAAAATCGAAAATCTTTTCGCCCGCATCGACAGAATTCGGCGCCCCGCCGAACTCACAGGTAACCCCCATATGCCTCGGCATGCCCGGAGTTCTCCCCGTGCTCAACAAGAAGGCGCTCGAATACGCTGTAAAGGCCGCCCTCGCTCTCAACTGCAAGATTCACAGCCGCTCCAGATTCGCCCGCAAAAACTACTTCTACCCGGACCTGCCGAAGGGCTATCAGATCTCCCAGTATGAAGAGCCGTTCTCGACGGACGGGTGGCTCGAAATCGGGACAAACGGGTCTGTCAAGAAAATAAGGATTACGAGGATCCATATGGAAGAGGACGCGGGGAAACTGATACACGACAACAGAGGAAATTCGAGCTTCGTCGATCTCAACCGCGCCGGGGTCCCGCTTATCGAAATCGTAAGCGAACCCGATATCAGAAGCCCGGAAGAGGCGGTCGAGTACATGAAAAAAATGCGCTCGATACTAAGATACATAGGCGTCTGCGACGGGAACATGGAGGAGGGAAGCCTGAGGTGCGACGCGAATGTATCCGTTCGTCCCGCGGGCACTAAGGAACTCGGCACAAAAGCGGAAATAAAAAACGTAAACTCGTTCAAGTTCGTTCAGAAAGCGATAGAGTATGAGATAAAGAGACAGATATCGCTCCTGGAGAGCGGGGAAAAGGTGGTTCAGGAAACTAGACTCTTTGATTCCGTAAAAGGGGCTACCTTCTCGATGAGAACCAAAGAGGAGGCGCACGATTACAGATATTTCCCGGACCCCGATCTTCTGCCCGTCGTCATAGAGGAGGAGAGGATCGGGGAAATAAGCAAATCGCTCCCCGAACTGCCGGACCGGAGGTATAAAAGGTTTATTGAAGAGTACAAATTACCCGAACACGACGCGTCGGTGCTTACCGCGTCAAAGGAAATCGCCGACTACTTCGAGCAGTGCGTGGGGGCGTATGAGAACCCTAAAACGGTGAGCAACTGGATTATGACCGAAGTCCTGAGAGAGGTTAAGGAAGGGAATGAAGCGGAGTCGATGCCCGTCACCTCGGAAAGGCTCGCCGAGCTGCTCATTCTTGTAGAAGAGGGGACTGTAAGCGGTAAGATCGCGAAGGACATATTCGCCGATATGGTATCGAGCGGGAAGTCCGCCGGGGAAATAGTAGAGGAAAAGGGGATAAAACAAATCTCTGACCGCTCGGAGCTTGAAGCCATAGTGGCGGATATTCTGAGTAAATACCCTGAGGAAATTTCCAGATACAAAGCCGGAGATCAAAAGCTTATCGGATTCTTTGTAGGGGAGATCATGAAAGCTACCCGGGGGAAGGCGAACCCGAAAGTCGTAAACGACATTCTCAGAAGCGAGCTTTCAAAATAA
- a CDS encoding PIG-L deacetylase family protein, whose translation MEEKNALVISPHPDDMEIGMGGTVARLIDAGVNVISFVVTDGRRSTSVYGLSEEEMVQVRESEAREAVGILGIDFLILLGLDDVKSGGSQEKFKNELKAAFARFKPGEVYMPHPEIDKHPTHRTVSQMVLETMKEIPPGELSKGFKLWCYEVWTPFPNYDRIEDISLQMHMKNAAIEAHRSQVEYKNYTEGISGLNRYRAVFNETSGVTIMDYAEVFIEIKL comes from the coding sequence ATGGAAGAGAAGAACGCGCTCGTTATTTCCCCTCATCCGGACGATATGGAAATAGGTATGGGGGGCACGGTCGCCAGGCTCATAGACGCCGGAGTAAACGTTATATCCTTCGTAGTCACCGACGGCAGGAGGAGTACGAGCGTGTACGGGCTCAGCGAGGAGGAGATGGTTCAGGTAAGGGAATCCGAGGCAAGAGAGGCCGTGGGAATACTCGGTATCGACTTTCTGATACTCCTTGGATTAGATGACGTTAAAAGCGGAGGAAGTCAGGAGAAATTCAAAAACGAATTAAAAGCCGCGTTTGCCAGGTTCAAGCCAGGAGAGGTTTATATGCCTCACCCGGAAATTGACAAGCACCCGACTCACAGAACGGTCTCACAGATGGTTCTTGAAACAATGAAAGAGATTCCGCCGGGTGAGCTGTCCAAGGGCTTTAAACTCTGGTGCTATGAGGTCTGGACCCCGTTTCCGAATTATGACAGGATCGAGGATATATCTCTTCAAATGCATATGAAAAACGCCGCTATAGAAGCCCACAGGAGCCAGGTCGAGTATAAGAACTATACCGAGGGCATCTCGGGCCTCAACAGATACAGGGCCGTTTTCAACGAGACCTCCGGAGTGACGATTATGGATTATGCCGAGGTCTTCATAGAGATAAAGCTCTGA
- a CDS encoding calcium/sodium antiporter, with protein MTTLLFILGLVILIIGAESLVRGASRLAASLGISPLIIGLTVVAFGTSSPEMAVSVISSINHQADISLGNVIGSNIFNVLFILGLSALIAPLLVSRQLIRLDVPIMIGCSFLVLLMSLGGNISRLDGIILLAGIIAYTAFLVREGKKEKKAPADEFAREYGQKGKKTVIFDILLVMAGLAMLVLGSRWLVNGAVYFAQYFGVSELIIGLTIVAVGTSLPEVATSVVASARGERDIAVGNIVGSNIFNLLAVLGLAGIFSPEGIQVSKSVLNFDMPVMIAVAAACLPIFFTGNIIARWEGGLFLVYYIAYTLYIVLSATNNYLIRTFVPVMIWFVMPLTALTLIVLFLRSARKNRVEKL; from the coding sequence ATGACAACACTTTTATTTATCTTAGGGCTGGTAATTTTGATCATTGGAGCGGAATCGCTCGTGAGAGGAGCGTCAAGATTAGCCGCATCACTCGGGATTTCCCCGCTTATAATAGGCCTCACAGTGGTGGCGTTTGGCACGAGCTCGCCCGAGATGGCCGTAAGCGTTATCTCAAGCATAAACCATCAGGCGGACATAAGCCTTGGGAACGTAATTGGCAGCAATATATTCAACGTGCTGTTCATACTCGGGTTATCCGCCCTGATAGCGCCCCTTCTGGTATCCCGGCAGCTGATAAGGCTCGATGTGCCCATAATGATAGGATGCTCCTTTTTGGTGCTCCTGATGAGCCTGGGAGGGAATATAAGCAGGCTCGACGGAATAATATTGCTCGCGGGAATTATCGCTTATACGGCATTTTTAGTCCGGGAGGGCAAAAAAGAGAAAAAAGCGCCAGCAGACGAGTTTGCACGCGAATACGGGCAAAAGGGGAAGAAAACCGTAATTTTCGATATCCTGCTCGTCATGGCGGGGCTCGCAATGCTGGTTCTGGGTTCCCGGTGGCTTGTGAACGGGGCCGTGTATTTCGCGCAATATTTCGGGGTAAGTGAATTGATAATAGGACTGACTATAGTCGCAGTCGGGACGTCGCTCCCCGAAGTCGCCACCTCCGTAGTAGCGAGCGCGAGAGGAGAACGCGATATAGCCGTTGGCAATATCGTGGGGAGCAATATTTTTAACCTGCTTGCAGTGCTCGGTCTCGCCGGCATATTCTCGCCGGAGGGGATTCAGGTGTCGAAATCGGTCCTGAATTTCGACATGCCGGTCATGATCGCTGTCGCTGCCGCGTGCCTTCCGATCTTCTTTACCGGCAATATTATCGCCCGCTGGGAAGGGGGGCTTTTTCTCGTTTACTATATCGCCTACACGCTCTATATCGTTCTGTCAGCGACAAATAATTATCTTATCAGAACTTTTGTCCCCGTTATGATATGGTTTGTAATGCCTTTGACCGCTCTGACGCTTATTGTTTTATTCCTTCGCTCCGCCCGTAAAAACCGCGTGGAGAAATTGTAA